The following are encoded together in the Echinicola jeungdonensis genome:
- a CDS encoding eCIS core domain-containing protein produces MKSFNSKTYRPNSKSSAQRKDSFFQAKLNMEKPGDRYEQEADAKTDQVLAELDNHSTKAAIAEPAIQTQREEEHQLKSKEDQSKLESKSEQPIAETVTPVVQQQAEEDQIQEKEEEELQKKEEEEVQKKEEIGSGEGEDPGEEETNVQMNGGDENQVSPSLEQNIQQSSGGQHMDSEVKGNMESGFGADFSGVNIHTDSNAVKMNQEIGAKAFTHGNDIYFNEGQYQPNTSSGQHLLAHELTHTIQQGSSPAVQGKMVQKEDNEDTETFPDSTEKYNLNTSPPKIIINSLPVPPIKSDASKIPGEQLFRANNFNRSDDNDPAHLIKWKNEVDSSGVKSKMESLGFEPNHNYVVRHYRKAKSLRIGDTNILSNRLLLPYWNQAGDYTEFDVDHYVELQIAGWPKSSWGNNLTNYWLLNSDANQASGRKILSSIRNNTANQVKNDENSKEALKSLDIDVDRLRTNTNIYNAIKGRFDIYFNSLSGSSEYAVGDSHSWPQRKILSGDHIDTLMEGRANNKGARESKSIKVYDLEDPQPQASKPFNDHDDKVNSEILGSSSEIKIFRDSFGASPFNITWDTEENTLNLESGGSAFVNLRRGIKGIVSPTQVQFDRENLNSNAGHITVNLKQFDGAVKPEVRQGLIWPIHRLPGAQFAGYLELNDLMTAINEAQPNVTIFSPANVQNIGFDPEKGIVAGGEIASNLPIFDQLDLQYSMEEGDFKIYRVFTKGDFNFPSPFEIDEVTLILSVGTRSGIGISGQVNFGIDQVGEGHIGAAASTSRGFELEGAFNFDSDLFDPAEINVEYKDNIWTIGGEIGIPEGKVRGVKSATINASYSENNFTATGEAELDVPGIERGNMTVEYGEEGFAISGDFDISSDVPGISGGNVEARVAKPAGEEEYDVFVSGTAQPDIPGIDTSLTVTYDNGALTIEGSASYKRGMLSGTVNVGATNRPIGDDGEPEGEPDDTVRVYGGGSLTLQLTPWLAATAGVNFLPNGEIEVTARLESDSYEVFPRKEINKNLFTVPTIEIPLFAIPLGPRSIGLVAQIGGGLDFTAGFGPGELRNLSAEITYNPEREEETTLSGHGEFVIPADAGLTLRGDLSLGVSVTIASLTGGIELAGTLGLEGEAAAEVDVNWSPQTGITLDAEGRVTVNPQFTFDINAFARASLGIGWFSISETWRHNLASYEWGPGIEFGVVFPIHYQEGEPFDMSFDDIEVIYPDLDVVDMAKDLAGDIKNDLFD; encoded by the coding sequence ATGAAAAGTTTTAACTCCAAAACATATCGACCCAATAGCAAATCTTCTGCCCAACGGAAAGACAGCTTTTTCCAGGCAAAGCTTAATATGGAAAAACCTGGAGACCGGTATGAACAGGAAGCTGATGCCAAGACGGATCAGGTTTTGGCGGAGCTAGACAACCACTCAACCAAGGCAGCTATTGCAGAACCAGCCATTCAAACCCAACGCGAAGAGGAACATCAACTCAAATCAAAAGAGGATCAATCTAAGCTTGAGTCAAAGTCAGAACAACCTATAGCGGAAACTGTCACCCCTGTAGTGCAACAACAAGCTGAGGAAGATCAAATTCAGGAAAAGGAGGAGGAAGAGCTTCAAAAAAAAGAAGAGGAAGAAGTTCAAAAAAAGGAAGAAATAGGGTCTGGAGAAGGAGAAGATCCAGGGGAGGAAGAAACCAATGTCCAAATGAATGGGGGGGATGAAAACCAGGTCAGCCCAAGTTTAGAACAAAATATTCAACAGTCCAGCGGTGGACAACACATGGATTCCGAGGTGAAAGGTAATATGGAAAGCGGCTTTGGGGCAGACTTTAGCGGGGTCAATATCCATACGGATTCCAATGCCGTTAAAATGAACCAGGAGATTGGTGCAAAAGCCTTTACCCATGGGAATGACATCTATTTTAATGAGGGCCAATACCAACCTAATACTTCTTCTGGACAGCATCTTTTGGCCCACGAGCTTACCCATACCATCCAGCAAGGCAGCAGTCCTGCTGTGCAGGGGAAGATGGTGCAGAAGGAAGATAATGAAGATACTGAAACCTTCCCAGATTCTACTGAGAAATATAATTTAAACACCTCTCCTCCAAAGATAATTATTAACTCACTTCCAGTCCCACCCATTAAATCTGATGCATCCAAAATTCCAGGAGAACAATTATTCCGCGCAAATAATTTTAATAGAAGTGATGATAATGACCCTGCTCATTTGATAAAATGGAAAAATGAAGTGGATTCTTCCGGGGTAAAATCAAAAATGGAATCCTTAGGTTTTGAACCTAATCATAATTATGTCGTCAGGCATTATCGAAAAGCTAAAAGTTTAAGAATAGGGGATACCAATATTCTTTCTAATAGATTGTTACTTCCATATTGGAACCAAGCAGGCGATTATACCGAATTTGACGTGGATCACTATGTTGAATTACAAATTGCTGGCTGGCCAAAAAGTTCTTGGGGAAACAACCTCACTAATTATTGGCTTTTGAACAGTGATGCCAATCAAGCCTCTGGAAGGAAAATATTATCAAGTATCCGAAACAATACAGCCAATCAGGTTAAGAACGATGAAAATTCAAAAGAGGCACTTAAAAGCTTGGATATTGATGTAGACCGGCTTAGGACCAATACCAATATTTACAATGCCATTAAGGGAAGATTTGATATATATTTTAATTCTTTAAGTGGGAGTAGTGAGTATGCTGTGGGCGATTCCCACTCTTGGCCTCAAAGGAAAATATTAAGTGGTGACCATATTGATACTTTAATGGAAGGAAGGGCTAATAATAAAGGGGCCCGGGAAAGTAAATCCATCAAAGTTTACGATTTAGAAGATCCCCAACCACAAGCTTCCAAACCCTTTAATGACCATGATGACAAAGTAAATAGTGAAATTTTGGGTTCCAGCTCTGAAATCAAAATTTTTAGAGATTCTTTTGGAGCTTCTCCTTTTAATATAACCTGGGACACTGAGGAAAACACACTTAATTTGGAAAGTGGTGGATCCGCATTTGTTAATTTAAGAAGAGGTATAAAAGGTATTGTTTCACCCACTCAAGTCCAGTTTGACCGGGAAAATTTAAATTCAAATGCTGGCCATATTACTGTCAACTTGAAACAATTTGACGGGGCTGTTAAACCGGAAGTTAGACAAGGCTTAATTTGGCCAATTCATAGACTCCCCGGGGCCCAATTTGCGGGTTATTTGGAATTGAATGACTTAATGACGGCCATTAATGAAGCCCAGCCTAATGTTACAATTTTTAGCCCTGCAAATGTGCAAAATATTGGTTTTGATCCGGAAAAAGGAATTGTAGCTGGTGGAGAAATAGCATCCAATCTCCCAATTTTTGATCAGCTGGATTTACAATACTCCATGGAAGAAGGGGATTTTAAAATTTATAGGGTTTTTACAAAAGGAGATTTTAACTTCCCTTCACCATTTGAAATAGATGAAGTCACCTTGATTTTATCTGTTGGTACCCGGTCAGGGATTGGCATTTCTGGCCAAGTCAACTTCGGCATCGATCAGGTAGGGGAAGGTCACATTGGAGCGGCTGCTTCCACTTCCAGAGGCTTTGAGCTGGAGGGTGCCTTTAATTTTGATTCTGATCTTTTTGATCCTGCAGAAATCAATGTGGAATACAAGGACAATATCTGGACCATAGGCGGGGAAATCGGCATTCCCGAAGGAAAGGTCCGGGGAGTAAAAAGTGCCACTATCAATGCCAGCTACAGCGAAAATAATTTTACGGCCACTGGTGAAGCAGAATTAGATGTCCCCGGAATTGAACGTGGCAATATGACCGTGGAATATGGAGAAGAAGGATTTGCCATTAGCGGGGATTTTGATATCAGTAGTGATGTTCCCGGCATCTCAGGAGGGAATGTAGAAGCAAGGGTTGCCAAACCGGCAGGGGAGGAAGAATATGACGTTTTCGTCTCCGGAACCGCCCAACCAGACATTCCTGGAATTGACACCTCTCTGACGGTCACTTATGACAATGGCGCTTTGACCATAGAAGGGTCGGCCTCCTATAAAAGGGGAATGCTTAGTGGAACTGTAAATGTGGGAGCTACCAACAGACCCATTGGAGATGATGGGGAACCTGAAGGAGAACCTGATGATACCGTCCGGGTTTATGGGGGAGGTAGTTTGACATTACAGCTCACGCCATGGTTGGCTGCCACTGCAGGAGTGAATTTCTTACCCAATGGAGAAATTGAAGTTACTGCCAGGTTGGAATCGGATAGTTATGAAGTTTTCCCCAGAAAGGAAATAAATAAAAACCTCTTTACGGTTCCTACCATCGAAATCCCTCTATTCGCCATTCCATTGGGACCAAGAAGTATAGGATTAGTGGCCCAAATTGGTGGGGGATTAGATTTTACAGCTGGCTTTGGCCCAGGGGAACTAAGGAACCTTTCTGCTGAAATCACCTATAATCCGGAAAGGGAAGAAGAAACCACTTTAAGTGGTCACGGGGAATTTGTAATTCCTGCCGATGCAGGCCTTACCCTCAGAGGTGACCTAAGCTTGGGAGTTAGTGTAACCATTGCCAGCCTTACGGGGGGAATAGAATTGGCTGGAACCTTAGGGCTGGAAGGGGAAGCTGCTGCGGAAGTGGATGTCAACTGGAGTCCTCAAACTGGAATTACCTTGGATGCAGAGGGCAGGGTAACCGTCAACCCACAATTTACCTTTGATATCAATGCTTTTGCTAGGGCAAGTCTGGGTATTGGCTGGTTTTCCATTTCAGAAACCTGGAGGCATAACCTTGCTTCTTATGAGTGGGGGCCTGGAATCGAATTTGGGGTGGTATTTCCTATCCATTATCAAGAGGGCGAACCATTTGACATGTCATTTGATGATATTGAGGTGATTTATCCGGATCTGGATGTTGTTGATATGGCAAAAGACCTCGCAGGAGATATAAAAAATGATTTATTTGATTAA
- a CDS encoding eCIS core domain-containing protein: MREFKKKSKANSQFDSILQQSHESKKDFFGVQAKLEMGQPGDKYEKEADAVADQVVHQSQNGEGIQQKGKKEEGIQKKSISESISRVQKKDMEEEQVQSKCAECEKEETVQKARERDEPEEIQTKKEKEKEPVQKQEEEEEPVQTKYQSKTDNQKPPGLESRLNQSKGAGNSMDVDTKQEMESGFGADFSHVNIHTDDRAIQMSKEVGAQAFTHGNDIYFNQGKYDPTNQAGKYLLAHELTHTIQQKGRVQRKVQKTLDDGHDLTAARFAGNIKLEAAFDNEHYIKNGSRGESVRKIQAALMEIGYDLPEFGADGIFGSETKSAVTAFQNEFSLAVDGIVGPETMGTLDNIFGSVKDEEVIAFNDDKEAEVLDGDSDEGPTIPTQEKSINQLLSLEGNNFNPEVQTAPLKNPPDKVPPPAISIITINLTKQNLKILWSNGVTRGPYDISSGRGCPNTKGNPCVDPKRGDKDTYCTPVGNFEAEKIGGKDYKSSAGDAMSWYMSFVPERGIGTHNAQKVTGTPRSHGCVRVVDSVAKLIHNNVTTSSKIKITGKANTPSWKLSKAKAKKSYKGCPGKKAKK, encoded by the coding sequence ATGAGAGAATTCAAGAAAAAAAGCAAGGCCAATTCGCAGTTTGATTCCATATTACAGCAATCACATGAATCCAAGAAAGATTTTTTTGGGGTTCAGGCAAAATTGGAAATGGGACAACCTGGAGATAAATATGAAAAGGAAGCAGATGCTGTAGCCGACCAGGTAGTCCACCAAAGCCAAAACGGAGAAGGAATCCAGCAAAAAGGAAAAAAAGAGGAGGGAATTCAGAAAAAATCGATTTCCGAATCAATCAGTAGGGTTCAAAAAAAAGATATGGAGGAGGAACAAGTCCAATCCAAGTGTGCAGAATGCGAAAAGGAGGAAACTGTACAAAAAGCCAGGGAAAGGGATGAACCCGAAGAAATTCAAACAAAAAAAGAAAAAGAGAAAGAACCAGTTCAAAAGCAAGAAGAGGAAGAAGAGCCTGTTCAGACCAAATATCAGTCTAAAACAGACAATCAAAAGCCCCCCGGATTGGAAAGCCGCTTAAACCAAAGTAAAGGGGCGGGGAATAGCATGGATGTGGATACGAAACAGGAAATGGAATCCGGTTTTGGTGCAGATTTTAGTCATGTTAATATTCATACCGATGACCGTGCCATACAAATGAGTAAAGAAGTGGGGGCGCAGGCATTTACACATGGCAATGATATTTATTTTAATCAGGGTAAATATGATCCTACTAATCAAGCCGGAAAATATCTATTGGCCCATGAGCTAACCCATACCATCCAGCAAAAAGGGCGGGTCCAAAGAAAAGTTCAAAAAACACTGGATGATGGACATGATCTAACGGCAGCCCGTTTTGCCGGTAACATCAAATTGGAAGCAGCCTTTGATAATGAACATTACATTAAAAATGGTTCAAGAGGTGAATCGGTAAGAAAAATTCAAGCTGCCCTTATGGAAATTGGATATGATTTACCAGAATTCGGGGCTGATGGAATTTTTGGAAGTGAAACCAAATCCGCTGTAACTGCTTTCCAAAATGAATTTTCCTTGGCGGTAGATGGAATAGTAGGACCTGAAACCATGGGCACTTTGGATAACATATTCGGGTCGGTAAAAGACGAGGAAGTCATAGCGTTTAATGACGACAAAGAGGCTGAAGTCCTTGACGGTGATTCGGATGAGGGCCCAACTATCCCCACCCAAGAAAAATCTATCAATCAGCTTTTGTCATTGGAAGGCAATAATTTCAATCCTGAGGTGCAAACTGCCCCTCTAAAAAATCCACCAGATAAGGTACCCCCTCCAGCCATTTCCATCATAACCATCAATTTGACCAAACAAAACCTTAAGATTTTATGGAGCAATGGTGTAACCAGAGGCCCTTATGACATTTCCAGTGGAAGAGGATGTCCTAATACAAAAGGGAATCCATGTGTGGATCCCAAACGGGGTGATAAAGACACCTATTGTACACCGGTAGGCAACTTTGAGGCAGAAAAAATAGGCGGAAAAGATTATAAAAGTTCAGCAGGGGATGCCATGTCCTGGTATATGTCATTTGTACCCGAAAGGGGGATAGGAACGCATAATGCCCAAAAGGTAACAGGTACTCCAAGGTCCCATGGTTGTGTAAGAGTAGTGGATTCGGTAGCAAAACTTATTCACAATAATGTGACTACGAGTTCGAAAATAAAAATTACGGGTAAAGCAAATACCCCCAGTTGGAAATTGTCCAAAGCAAAAGCTAAGAAATCTTACAAAGGTTGCCCAGGGAAAAAAGCCAAAAAGTAG
- a CDS encoding contractile injection system tape measure protein encodes MKRESQHIIHKVQVDVGTNKKGTGILVKDNIQEILKKEIFPLIEYYLDELDAKFNGQYFQIPELKINLNSHSNIFIEDSNSPAIDQIIGQLKEQLEQQLQQVRNDFYYLSVGANQKTGNNLNQIQKDKYSKEDPFNKKIKNDWGNRGDDVQKKKPEIISPLNREINSLISILLNGFKPWYLGNEEKPSLFDKWSSIDPVRHILESPLFHQLLLKNFKNQLFKTRLIRQFTNTQLSLIFNVLITHYYKLNKSQQGIFLNTIPLKKSPREEYWRFVFGVFDKEKFKITYKKDLEGMLAKDGNNNIKDNLKSVLRVAENIHSEKFEWISENHKRKRLFKPKKGVLTPGKIQKKDSLQNEKDNTFKEEELINSNFNKEPLHLSQAGLVLLHPFLKTFFQKTGLLGEKNNIQDPEYATHLLHYVATKEEKGFEHQMLFEKYCCGIPLEKPINREVEISMGHQFMTEELLEAVRDHWKALKNTGTDTLRAEFLCRMGKLDLRGDHPKLHLERKTQDILLDQLPWNISMVKFPWKKELLFVEW; translated from the coding sequence ATGAAAAGGGAATCCCAACATATTATTCATAAAGTCCAAGTGGATGTAGGTACCAACAAAAAAGGCACAGGGATATTGGTAAAGGATAATATTCAGGAAATATTGAAAAAAGAAATATTTCCTTTAATCGAATATTACTTGGATGAATTGGATGCTAAGTTTAATGGCCAATATTTTCAAATTCCAGAACTTAAAATAAACCTAAACAGCCACTCGAATATTTTTATAGAAGATTCTAATTCCCCGGCCATAGATCAAATCATAGGCCAACTAAAAGAACAATTGGAACAGCAGTTACAACAAGTAAGAAATGATTTCTATTACCTTTCAGTTGGGGCCAATCAGAAAACCGGAAATAATTTAAATCAAATTCAAAAAGATAAATATTCTAAAGAAGACCCATTCAATAAAAAAATTAAAAATGATTGGGGAAATCGAGGGGATGATGTGCAAAAGAAAAAACCAGAAATTATTTCTCCACTAAATAGAGAAATAAACTCCCTAATCAGCATACTTCTAAATGGGTTTAAACCATGGTATTTGGGAAATGAAGAAAAACCAAGCCTCTTTGACAAATGGAGTTCCATAGATCCAGTACGCCACATTTTGGAATCCCCTTTATTCCATCAATTGTTATTAAAAAATTTCAAAAATCAATTGTTTAAAACAAGATTAATCCGGCAATTCACCAACACCCAATTAAGCTTGATATTTAATGTCCTGATTACCCATTATTATAAATTGAATAAAAGTCAACAAGGAATATTTTTAAATACAATTCCTTTAAAGAAATCACCAAGGGAAGAATATTGGAGATTTGTTTTTGGAGTTTTTGATAAGGAAAAATTTAAGATCACTTATAAAAAGGACCTGGAAGGAATGCTTGCCAAAGATGGCAATAATAATATTAAAGATAATTTAAAGTCAGTATTAAGGGTAGCAGAAAATATCCATTCTGAAAAATTTGAGTGGATTTCCGAAAACCATAAAAGAAAAAGACTATTTAAACCGAAAAAAGGGGTTTTAACCCCAGGTAAAATTCAAAAGAAAGACTCCCTTCAAAATGAGAAGGACAATACTTTTAAAGAAGAAGAGCTGATTAATTCGAATTTTAATAAGGAACCCCTTCACCTATCTCAGGCAGGGTTGGTATTATTACATCCATTTCTGAAAACATTTTTCCAAAAAACTGGATTACTGGGTGAAAAAAATAATATCCAAGATCCGGAATATGCCACCCATTTATTGCATTATGTGGCCACCAAAGAAGAAAAAGGATTTGAACACCAGATGCTCTTTGAAAAGTATTGCTGTGGTATTCCATTAGAAAAACCCATCAATAGAGAGGTGGAAATTTCTATGGGACATCAATTTATGACAGAAGAATTATTGGAAGCCGTAAGGGACCATTGGAAAGCTCTCAAAAATACAGGGACAGATACATTGAGGGCTGAATTTCTTTGCAGGATGGGAAAATTGGATCTGAGGGGAGACCATCCCAAACTGCATCTGGAAAGAAAGACCCAGGATATACTATTGGACCAGCTCCCATGGAATATCAGCATGGTAAAATTTCCCTGGAAAAAAGAATTGTTATTTGTTGAATGGTAA